The window AATTTCTCAAAGCTTTCCCTGCTAAAAAGTGGTGATCTTATCTTAACAGATGCTGGGCGGTTCATAGTTTGGACCATAAAGAGGGTTGGGATTTCTCCGGTGCAATTACACCTCTTCAACACTGGTAACCTTGTGCTGCGTACCTCGGATGGTGTTATTCAATGGCAAAGTTTCGATTCACCAACAGATACCCTTCTCCCTCACCAACCACTCACCAGAAATACGAGACTTGTCTCTTCAAGAACCAAAACCAACTTTTTCCCAGggttttattatttctatttcgACAACAATAATGTCCTCATTCTTGTTTTCGATGGGCCGGACGCTTCAAGCATTTACTGGCCCCCATCGTGGATGGAAAACTGGCAGGCGGGAAGATCGGCATACAACAGCAGCAGAATTGCATTACTAGATTACTTTGGCTGTTTTTCCTCAACCGACGATTTTAGGTTTCAGTCCTCGGATTTTGGTGAGAAAGTCCAAAGAAGATTGACCCTGGATATTGATGGCAACTTACGATTATACAGTTTTGAGGAAGGGAGAAATAAGTGGGTTGTTACTTGGCAAGCCATCACGCTACAATGCAACATTCATGGAATATGCGGACCCAACAGTATTTGTACCTATGTGCCTGGTTCTGGGAGTGGAAGGAGATGCTCTTGCATACCTGGATATGAGATGAAAAATCGCACTGACCGAACTTATGGATGCATACCAAAATTCAATCTTTCTTGCGACTCACAGAAGGTTGGTTTCCTCCTACTCCCACACGTTGAGTTCTACGGCTATGATTATGGCTATTACCCTAATTACACCTTAAAGATGTGTGAAAATCTGTGCTTGGAAATATGTGGCTGCATAGGATTTCAATACGGCTATACTTCGGATGTTTATAAATGTTATCCTAAGCGGCTGTTGCTCAACGGATACCGCTCGCCTAGTTTTGTAGGACATATATATCTAAAATTGCCTAAAGCTAGTCTTCTTTCCTATGAAAAACCGGTTAAGGAATTCATGTTAGATTGCTCAGGCAACCGCTCAGAGCAGCTAGTAAAATCTTATGCAAAAGCCCACGAAAATGAAGTGTTATTAAAGTTCATCCTCTGGTTTGCGTGCGCAATTGGAGCAGTTGAGATGGTTTGCATCTGTATGGTGTGGTGTTTCTTGATGAAGGCCCAGAAAAACACCAGTACAGATCCGCCAGGCTACATTTTAGCTGCCACGGGATTCAGAAAATTCACCTATACTGAGCTGAAGAAAGCAACACGGGGTTTCAGCGAGGAGATTGGAAGAGGAGGAGGTGGGGTTGTATATAAAGGTGTCTTGTCAGACCACCGAGTGGCAGCCATCAAGCAGCTCAGTGGAGCTAACCAAGGAGAATCTGAATTCTTGGCAGAAGTAAGTACCATTGGGAGGTTTAACCACATGAACTTGATAGAGATGTGGGGTTATTGCTTTGAGGGGAAGCACAGGCTCTTGGTTTATGAATACATGGAGCATGGATCACTAGCACAAAACCTCACTTCCAATACACTTGATTGGCAGAAGAGGTTCGATATTGCGGTGGGCACAGCAAAAGGCCTGGCTTATTTACACGAAGAGTGCTTGGAGTGGGTTCTACACTGCGATGTGAAGCCTCAAAACATACTCCTAGACGTTAATTGTCAGCCAAAGGTGGCAGACTTCGGCCTGTCAAAGTTACAGAACAGAGGAGGAATCAACAATTCGAGATTGTCGAGGATCAGAGGAACAAGAGGTTACATGGCTCCAGAATGGGTTTTGAACCTCCCCATCACCTCCAAAGTAG is drawn from Vitis riparia cultivar Riparia Gloire de Montpellier isolate 1030 chromosome 18, EGFV_Vit.rip_1.0, whole genome shotgun sequence and contains these coding sequences:
- the LOC117906320 gene encoding putative receptor protein kinase ZmPK1 — protein: MDAPVLLLLLTLLLSSPLPSSTLDSLSQGSSLSVGKPEQVLISQSGIFSAGFYPVGDNAYCLAIWFTKPSYEGKHIVVWMANRNQPVNGNFSKLSLLKSGDLILTDAGRFIVWTIKRVGISPVQLHLFNTGNLVLRTSDGVIQWQSFDSPTDTLLPHQPLTRNTRLVSSRTKTNFFPGFYYFYFDNNNVLILVFDGPDASSIYWPPSWMENWQAGRSAYNSSRIALLDYFGCFSSTDDFRFQSSDFGEKVQRRLTLDIDGNLRLYSFEEGRNKWVVTWQAITLQCNIHGICGPNSICTYVPGSGSGRRCSCIPGYEMKNRTDRTYGCIPKFNLSCDSQKVGFLLLPHVEFYGYDYGYYPNYTLKMCENLCLEICGCIGFQYGYTSDVYKCYPKRLLLNGYRSPSFVGHIYLKLPKASLLSYEKPVKEFMLDCSGNRSEQLVKSYAKAHENEVLLKFILWFACAIGAVEMVCICMVWCFLMKAQKNTSTDPPGYILAATGFRKFTYTELKKATRGFSEEIGRGGGGVVYKGVLSDHRVAAIKQLSGANQGESEFLAEVSTIGRFNHMNLIEMWGYCFEGKHRLLVYEYMEHGSLAQNLTSNTLDWQKRFDIAVGTAKGLAYLHEECLEWVLHCDVKPQNILLDVNCQPKVADFGLSKLQNRGGINNSRLSRIRGTRGYMAPEWVLNLPITSKVDVYSYGIVVLEMVTGQRSASMAIHGTDGIGERQSLVAWVKGKMNSATAVASWIEEILDPSMASQYDMGEMEILVAVALQCVELDKDERPTMSQVVETLLRPERGNNHHY